A region from the Desulfosoma sp. genome encodes:
- a CDS encoding TrkH family potassium uptake protein gives MISWPFVGRAVGALLWCVGATLLLPLGFSIAFKDGAHTAILLTMAVAAASGAVLMLSTYKKEISPVIAHREGVLIVTCGWFGAAVLGALPFYLAETFPSFTDAFFESMSGFTTTGASVLIDIESVPQGILLWRALTQWLGGMGIIVLSLAILPFLGVGGMQLYKAEVPSPVPDKLRPRIKDTAVALWKVYIIFTVAETALLMAGGLNLFEALCHTFTTLATGGFSTRNASVGHFQSAYVDGVVTIFMLLAGINFSLHYLAIGGKPQVFWRDPECRFFLGVCMVLAAATAGSLYGSVYDSTLRAFRYAAFQVVSILTTTGFATADYETWPPLTQAILFFCMFLGGSAGSTGGGIKCLRVMLLIKHGYREIMRLIHPHSIYQVKLGGRMVPSDVLYSVWGFFILFLGLYVLFTLMMAALGLDLLTAFSSVAATMGNVGPGFGAVGPAENYAGLPTAAKWLLSLSMLVGRLEIYTVLVLLIPEFWRP, from the coding sequence ATGATTTCATGGCCTTTCGTGGGGCGCGCCGTCGGAGCCCTTCTGTGGTGCGTCGGCGCAACACTGCTCCTTCCTTTGGGATTTTCCATCGCCTTCAAAGACGGGGCCCACACCGCCATCCTCCTCACCATGGCGGTGGCGGCGGCTTCGGGCGCCGTTCTCATGTTGTCGACCTACAAGAAAGAAATCTCTCCCGTCATCGCTCACCGAGAAGGCGTTCTCATCGTGACTTGCGGTTGGTTCGGTGCAGCGGTTTTAGGGGCTTTGCCTTTCTATTTGGCCGAAACCTTTCCGTCATTCACCGATGCCTTTTTTGAATCCATGTCAGGCTTTACCACCACCGGAGCTTCCGTTCTGATCGACATTGAAAGCGTTCCTCAAGGAATTCTCCTGTGGCGGGCTCTGACGCAATGGTTGGGAGGTATGGGCATCATCGTGCTTTCCTTGGCCATTCTTCCTTTTCTCGGCGTCGGGGGCATGCAACTTTACAAGGCTGAAGTTCCTTCTCCCGTACCGGACAAGCTGCGTCCTCGCATCAAAGACACTGCAGTGGCTTTGTGGAAGGTCTACATCATCTTTACCGTGGCTGAAACGGCCCTGTTAATGGCCGGCGGTTTGAACCTTTTTGAGGCCCTGTGCCATACCTTTACCACTCTGGCCACCGGTGGCTTTTCCACTAGAAACGCCTCGGTGGGCCATTTCCAAAGCGCTTACGTCGATGGTGTGGTCACGATCTTTATGCTTCTGGCCGGCATTAATTTTTCTCTTCACTACTTGGCCATAGGAGGAAAACCTCAAGTCTTTTGGCGGGATCCCGAGTGCCGCTTTTTCCTTGGGGTTTGCATGGTTCTCGCGGCGGCGACCGCGGGAAGCCTTTACGGATCGGTCTATGACTCGACCTTGAGAGCCTTTCGGTACGCCGCCTTTCAGGTCGTCTCTATTCTAACCACCACAGGATTTGCCACGGCGGACTATGAAACATGGCCTCCCCTGACCCAAGCAATCCTGTTTTTTTGCATGTTCTTAGGGGGCTCGGCCGGCTCTACGGGCGGAGGGATCAAGTGCCTGAGGGTCATGCTCTTGATCAAGCATGGATACCGAGAAATAATGCGCCTCATTCACCCTCACTCCATCTATCAGGTGAAACTTGGAGGCCGCATGGTACCCTCGGATGTCCTCTACAGCGTCTGGGGATTTTTTATACTTTTCCTGGGCCTTTACGTGCTTTTTACCCTGATGATGGCCGCTTTGGGACTGGACCTTCTCACCGCCTTTTCTTCCGTAGCCGCCACCATGGGAAACGTCGGGCCGGGTTTTGGTGCCGTAGGGCCTGCCGAAAACTACGCGGGCCTTCCCACAGCCGCCAAATGGCTTTTGTCTTTGAGCATGCTTGTGGGGCGTTTAGAAATTTACACGGTTCTGGTGCTTTTGATTCCGGAATTCTGGCGTCCGTAG
- the trkA gene encoding Trk system potassium transporter TrkA, which translates to MKLIIVGAGEVGFHIAQRLSLEHKEVVVIDRNPEALKRLSDLADVQTLEGSGSDPRMLQAAGIEEAQTFLAVTDADETNLIATFYANILAPHIKKLARIRNDAYTQFQPGLLEKHLNLDKIINPDQELVRTIEGLMAVPDAEDIWELAEGRIQLVGLRVPSRSPLEGKSLIELGQASPNLPYIVGAVFRHDHLIVPTGKDFLRAGDLIYVVSDKDHMRSVLAFFGCRGRPPENILIIGGGDIGLRLAKQLEKRDVRVRLLEKDRARCDVLSQTLNKTIVLHGDGTDQDILMEENIAQMDLVLSLTGDEETNMLCSLLTQRLGAQRIITRLSKFAYMPIAQAVGLGRVVNPRLSAINSILQYVRQGKILSAVSLRGEEAEVLEAEAVAHSPIVNRPLKDVKFPKGALVLAVVRANEVVIATGKTVIQAGDRIVVLCARKAVPLVEKHLSVRVKPS; encoded by the coding sequence TTGAAGCTTATCATTGTTGGAGCGGGTGAAGTCGGCTTTCATATTGCGCAACGACTGTCCCTAGAACACAAGGAAGTGGTCGTCATTGACAGGAACCCGGAGGCCCTCAAGCGCCTTTCGGACTTGGCCGATGTGCAGACTTTGGAAGGTTCCGGCAGTGACCCGCGTATGCTTCAGGCCGCCGGCATTGAAGAGGCCCAGACCTTTCTGGCGGTGACAGACGCCGACGAAACCAATCTGATCGCCACCTTTTACGCCAACATTCTTGCTCCACACATCAAAAAACTGGCTCGTATACGCAACGACGCCTACACCCAGTTTCAACCCGGATTACTGGAAAAGCACCTTAACCTTGACAAGATCATCAACCCAGATCAGGAACTGGTGCGCACCATCGAAGGCCTCATGGCCGTCCCGGATGCGGAAGATATTTGGGAATTGGCTGAGGGACGCATTCAGCTCGTCGGTCTTCGAGTGCCTTCCCGATCCCCTCTCGAGGGCAAATCCCTCATTGAATTGGGTCAAGCGTCCCCAAACCTTCCCTACATTGTTGGCGCCGTCTTTCGCCATGACCACTTGATCGTCCCTACCGGGAAAGATTTTCTACGTGCCGGGGACTTGATCTACGTGGTCTCCGACAAGGACCACATGCGGAGTGTGCTGGCTTTTTTTGGGTGTCGAGGAAGACCTCCGGAAAACATTTTGATCATCGGGGGAGGGGATATCGGGCTGAGACTGGCCAAGCAATTGGAAAAACGAGATGTCCGTGTGCGGCTGCTGGAAAAGGATCGCGCTCGTTGTGATGTGCTTTCGCAAACCCTCAACAAAACCATTGTGCTTCACGGGGATGGAACAGACCAGGACATCCTGATGGAGGAAAACATCGCCCAGATGGACTTGGTCCTCTCTCTTACCGGCGACGAAGAAACCAACATGCTCTGCTCCCTGTTGACCCAGCGGTTGGGAGCGCAAAGGATCATCACGCGTCTGAGCAAGTTCGCTTACATGCCTATCGCCCAAGCGGTAGGTTTGGGGCGTGTGGTCAATCCGCGGCTTTCGGCTATCAACAGCATTTTGCAGTACGTGCGCCAAGGAAAAATCCTTTCGGCCGTGTCACTTCGAGGGGAAGAGGCCGAGGTGCTGGAGGCGGAAGCCGTGGCCCATTCACCCATCGTGAATCGGCCCTTGAAAGATGTCAAATTTCCTAAAGGCGCTCTGGTGCTGGCGGTGGTGAGAGCCAATGAGGTGGTTATTGCCACGGGGAAAACGGTTATTCAAGCGGGGGATCGCATCGTGGTTCTGTGTGCCCGAAAAGCGGTCCCTCTGGTGGAAAAGCACCTTTCGGTTCGAGTGAAGCCGTCATGA
- a CDS encoding UDP-glucuronic acid decarboxylase family protein: MHLQKRVLVTGGAGFLGSHLCERLLDLGHDVLCVDNFYTGTKGNIVHLLNNPFFELHRHDITFPLFVEVDQIYNLACPASPVHYQNDPVQTTKVCVHGSINMLGLAKRLKARILQASTSEVYGDPTIHPQTEDYRGNVNPIGPRSCYDEGKRCAETLFFDYRRQHKLSIKVARIFNTYGPRMHPNDGRVVSNFIVQALLNKPLTVYGDGSQTRSFCYVDDMVEGLIRLMESPEEVTGPINLGNPDEFTIMELAQLVLELTGSKSEIRFEPLPKDDPVRRRPDITRAKQILGWAPTVPLREGLRKTIDYFDDFLRERSLSAEGLAKTPQDSAGF, encoded by the coding sequence ATGCATTTGCAAAAGCGTGTCCTCGTCACTGGCGGCGCCGGTTTTTTGGGATCCCATCTCTGCGAAAGGCTTCTGGATCTGGGACATGATGTCTTGTGTGTGGACAATTTTTATACGGGCACCAAAGGAAATATCGTGCACCTTTTGAATAACCCGTTTTTTGAATTACACCGTCATGATATTACCTTTCCGCTCTTTGTCGAGGTGGATCAAATCTACAACTTGGCCTGCCCTGCCTCCCCCGTGCATTATCAGAATGATCCCGTGCAGACGACCAAGGTGTGCGTCCATGGCTCCATTAATATGCTCGGACTGGCCAAGAGGCTTAAGGCTCGCATTCTGCAAGCTTCTACCTCGGAAGTATATGGTGATCCCACGATTCATCCTCAAACGGAAGATTACCGTGGCAACGTGAATCCCATCGGTCCCCGTTCTTGTTACGACGAGGGTAAAAGATGTGCGGAGACCTTGTTTTTCGATTACCGTCGCCAGCATAAGCTTTCCATCAAGGTGGCTCGTATCTTCAATACCTATGGACCCCGTATGCACCCCAATGATGGAAGGGTCGTGAGTAATTTCATCGTTCAAGCGCTCTTAAACAAGCCTTTGACGGTCTACGGCGATGGCTCTCAAACCCGATCCTTTTGCTATGTGGATGACATGGTTGAAGGTCTCATTCGACTCATGGAATCCCCGGAAGAAGTGACGGGCCCCATCAATTTAGGAAATCCCGACGAATTCACCATCATGGAGTTGGCTCAGTTGGTCTTGGAACTGACCGGATCCAAGTCCGAGATTCGCTTTGAACCTTTGCCCAAGGATGATCCCGTTCGCCGTCGTCCGGATATCACGCGAGCGAAACAGATTCTGGGTTGGGCGCCGACGGTGCCGCTGCGGGAAGGACTTCGCAAGACCATCGACTATTTTGATGACTTCTTGCGGGAACGAAGCCTCAGTGCCGAAGGCTTGGCGAAGACGCCACAAGATTCCGCCGGTTTTTAG
- a CDS encoding DUF6485 family protein, with product MECKKEKNLQLCVCSYEPCAKKGLCCECLQYHLKSRQLPGCCFPKDAERTYDRSFEHFARLVQEKKI from the coding sequence ATGGAATGCAAGAAGGAAAAAAATCTGCAGCTGTGCGTGTGTTCTTATGAACCTTGTGCCAAGAAGGGCCTTTGTTGTGAATGCCTTCAATACCACTTGAAAAGCCGCCAACTTCCGGGCTGTTGTTTTCCCAAGGATGCGGAACGCACCTATGATCGTTCTTTTGAACACTTCGCCCGTCTCGTGCAGGAAAAAAAGATCTGA